In Rhinoderma darwinii isolate aRhiDar2 unplaced genomic scaffold, aRhiDar2.hap1 Scaffold_1857, whole genome shotgun sequence, the genomic stretch tcacgtctgcctctattcttcatcatcctgatgtatccctacagttttcattagaggtggacgcctgctctgttggtgccggtgcactattgttccagagaggttcaaaaggcaagacggtggtatgtggttactactccaagctgttttctcccgcagagcgcaactactcaattggggaccgggagttactggccatcaagctggccctgcaggagtggagacacctactggagggtgcagctcatcctatcctggtcttcacggaccacaagaatttgacctacctacagacggctcaacggctgaatcctcgtcaagcccgatggtcattgttttttgcacagtTTCggctcgaactccactaccgacctgccgacaagaatgtgaaggccgatgccttgtctaggtcatttgagagagAGGAcactggagtccccacagaatattattgatccttcctgcatctactctgttaaccatCTGCAGgttggagacattcctccgggaagaacttttgtacgtctggctgaccgaggaagaatccttcgttggggtcacagttccaagttggcaggtcacgcgggtgcctgtaagacccaagacctaattgcccgttagttctggtggccgacgctacccaaagacgtcatggactttgtctcctcctgtacggtgtgtgcagcaaataaagttacccactccagaccagccggtctgctccaaccactgcctgggcccgatgccccctggcggcatattgctatggacttcgtcactaatctgcctctctctgcgagttgcagtgtgatctgggtggtggtggatcgtttttctaaaatggctcattttgttcccctgactggcctgccttctgctgctcgactggctgatctcttcatacaacacatcttccgtctgcaagccttgcccctgcatattgtctcggatcgagggatccagttcacctcaaagttctggagagcactctgcggtctcctcggtgtaaaattggacttctcctcggcttaccatcctcagtccaatggacaagttgaaagggttaaccaaattatggagaactatctgcgccactttgtctccagacgacatgatgaccaggtgcagctgctcccgtgggcgtggttctcctataataaccataccagtgagtccaccacctccagtccgttcttcatagtctacggccaacatcctcgaatacccatgcccggctctactatgtcccaggtgcctgcagccgactcgaccttcagggactttctgcagatatggcagcagacacgatcttctattctgctggaggtggaccgcatgaagagaaaggaagACACTAGAAGaaaagaacctccccagtttcttccaggtacgagggtctggctgtcttccaggaatatccggctgagggtacaatcttgcaagtttgctcccaggttccttggacccttcgagattctgctagagatcaatcctgtgtcgttcaagcttcggctgcctcctacactcaagatccctaactccttttcacatctccctgctgaaacccgtggtcctgaaccgatactccaggactcctagttccacagtggctcctggcggttcatccggaactttcgaagggAGGGAGATCctagccaccaagaaagtgggaggaaggacgttttatttggtggattggaggggatttggtccagaggagaggtcttgggagccagaggagaacatcgatgcccctatcctcgtgaagagatttctttcccgctctggtcccaagaggagggggcgtaagaggggggggatactgtaacgtctatggccggggatcgccgttctaactcaccccctgacgatcccggccatgtagATCTGTCTTCGCGGCATCAGCtctctccagggagacgccggatttgatttccgggtcctcggactgtttcccacaGGGTGCCCGCGCGTACACTGCCtttaagggccagtacgcgtcctgctgtcatgtgaccagcaggtctctaatcagtagtaagaactgcagagatgaggtcatgtgaccttatgtctaaaggtccttttgcaggacatatacaatgccgtttCGTTGCGGGAAAAAATgcgacaaaactacattgtacatTGGGCGgctatgggccccccgggagcttcgggccccgggcggccaccgaaaacgccctatgatgatccgccattgatcctatcatgtgtgatactgtctgctgagcagtgtatctaatcctatcatgtataatactgtgtgctgagccgtgtatctaatcctatcatgtgtgatactgtctgctgagccgtgtatctaatcctatcatgtgtgatactgtctgctgagctgtgtatctaatcctatcctgtgtgatactgtctgctgagctgtgtatctaatcctatgtgtgatactgtctgctgagctgtgtagctAATAGGGAAAAAAGTAGAGCCaaaatccagcgctgggtgtaagtaaaaaggaactcctgttccaattttattgatataacaaaaataaaatgaactATATAGAAATAGTAGTATAGTTGAGCAGAGTACAGAGATGAGAGATGGGTAAAGGATCAGAATGAACCCCGTTAaatggtgcctacgcgtttctgacacgtcttgtgtccttattcatggcttgcacccagcgctggattTTGGCTCTACTTTTTTCCCTGTTCGACTGCTGGCCGTgcgggaatccgggcgctgtctgtTCTCGGACCCAACGTATGGTGAGCTGGAGAATTACCTCCCCCCTCTTCTCTACTTGTAATTtttccgtgtatctaatcctatcatgtgtgatactgtctgctgagacaatgcatccaattctatccagcggtgcagCTATAGGAGACTTGGTCTTAAAGATCTGCCATCTccgatatatatgaaaaaaaatatattatttgggtggggggggggggggggtgtaaatatatgtctcggggctggtgcccctgatcttttaaagaCCCCCAGCAACGCTCCTGGGCACGGTACGTGATCTGCGTCTCGTTATATCAGCACTAGCGTCGTCTTCTTACCTTCTTCATATcctcaaaaaatatatacaaaatattcAGCTTCTCCTTCTGCTCCCAGAAACCTTTAACGTGATCGTACCAGGAGCCCCAGCCGACTGCAGAGAGACAGGAAGATCAGAGACGGTCACCCGGCCACAGTCAATGCTTAAAAGGGTCACATTTCAGGAACAGCTTCATTTATAACATCACCCACGGCCGCGTCCTCACCGCGCATCACCCACGGCCGCGTCCTCACCGCGCATCACCCACGGCCGCGTCCTCACCGCGCATCACCCACGGCCGCGTCCTCACCGCGCATCACCCACGGCCGCGTCCTCACCGCGCATCACCCACGGCCGCGTCCTCACCGCGCATCACCCACGGCCGCGTCCTCACCGCGCATCACCCACGGCCGCGTCCTCACCGCGCATCACCCACGGCCGCGTCCTCACCGCGCATCACCCACGGCCGCGTCCTCACCGCGCATCACCCACGGCCGCGCATCACTCACGGCCGCGTCCTCACCGCGCATCACTCACGGCCGCGTCCTCACCGCGCATCACTCACGGCCGCGTCCTCACCGCGCATCACTCACGGCCGCGTCCTCACCGCGCATCACTCACGGCCGCGTCCTCACCGCGCATCACTCACGGCCGCGTCCTCACCGCGCATCACTCACGGCCGCGTCCTCACCGCGCATCACTCACGGCCGCGTCCTCACCGCGCATCACTCACGGCCGCGTCCTCACCGCGCATCACCCACGGCCGCGTCCTCACCGCGCATCACCCACGGCCGCGTCCTCACCGCGCATCACCCACGGCCGCGTCCTCACCGCGCATCACCCACGGCCGCGTCCTCACCGCGCATCACTCATGGCCGCGTCATTATCATATGATAAATATTTCAGATCTGTGACAGACATAATTCTCCTTCACCACCAGACGTCACATAGCAATCCGCTTCATTATCTGCTTGACATGGACCCCCGTGCCTCACCATCTCCTTTCATAAATCGCTCAAGGTAATTTTCCCAAGGGTCTGGGTGAGGATGGAACTGCAGAATATGGTCGAAATGGTAGTAGGAGGTGGCCGTGTCTCTAGGGTTGCGTGCCACATAGATCACCTGGAGAGAAAACATTGGAGACATTTTGTGATGTGTGTGAACAGACGTCTACAGAATACAACCAGAAGACTCCAAACCTTGCAGTTGTGTGTCCAGAAGGAAGGCGGCACCAGGTGCGCAGGGAGGTGACTCTTCAGGATCCGCGGGGAGGGCATCACATTTACCTCCTCTATCCCTACAGTGGAAACATTAGAAATAATAGGACTACACCGTGACTAGGACCTATCATCCCAAACAACCCAACGACTGAGGAGTTCTGGGATCCCCATAGACCTCACATGTGGCTGGAGGACCCACCAGCACTGCCTCAAGAAGTCCTACAGACCTCAGCAGTGGATTGTGGAGGGGCCTCACCAGAAAGTCTAATGTCACAAGACTGAGAACCTCCGAGTAGTTATCACTGGAGGGTCCTCAGGGTCGTCTCCCCCTCTGCAGGTCACATCCTCAGGGTCCACCACACACACGTTGTGCCCCTGGCAGCAGTTGTCATTACCACAGGTGGTCTCTATAGGGGGGGACCCAGAAAACATAACTGGGAAACCTGAGTCTCAAGCTGAGAAACACCAAACTAGAGCAATGGCCGGATCTCCAGGCCTCTACACAAGCAGCTGTGCCTTCACTTCTTCAACATATCATGCATAACCCCCCACCATATCTGGGCCCcatgtgctgtgcgggggttaatactctcctgttgtgctgtgcgggggttaatactctcctgttgtgctgtgcgggggttaatactagtctgttgtgctgtgcgggggttaatactctcctgttgtgctgtgcgggggttaatactcccctgttgtgctgtgcggggttaatactcccctgttgtgctgtgcgggggttaatactcccctgttgtgcagtgcgggggttaatactcccctgttgtgcagtgcgggggttaatactcccctgttgtgcagtgcgggggttaatactcccctgttgtgcagtgcgggggttaatactcccctgttgtgcagtgcgggggttaatactcccctgttgtgctgtgcgggggttaatactcccctgttgtgctgtgcgggggttaatactcccctgttgtgctgtgcgggggttaatactcccctgttgtgctgtgcgggggttaatactcccctgttgtgctgtgcgggggttaatactcccctgttgtgctgtgcgggggttaatactcccctgttgtgctgtgcgggggttaatactcccctgttgtgctgtgcgggggttaatactcccctgttgtgctgtgcgggggttaatactcccctgttgtgctgtgcgggggttaatactcccctgttgtgctgtgcgggggttaatactcccctgttgtgctgtgcgggggttaatactcccctgttgtgctgtgcgggggttaatactcccctgttgtgctgtgcgggggttaatactcccctgttgtgctgtgcgggggttaatactcccctgttgtgctgtgcggggttaatactctcctgttgtgctgtgcgggggtcaatactcccctgttgtgctgtgcgggggttaatactctcctgttgtgctgtgcgggggtcaatactcccctgttgtgctgtgcggggttaatactcccctgttgtgctgtgcggggttaatactcccctgttgtgctgtgcggggttaatactcccctgttgtgctgtgcggggttaatactcccctgttgtgctgtgcggggttaatactcccctgttgtgctgtgcggggttaatactcccctgttgtgctgtgcgggggttaatactcccctgttgtgctgtgcgggggttaatactcccctgttgtgctgtgcggggttaatactcccctgttgtgctgtgcgggggttaatactcccctattgtgctgtgcgggggttaatactcccctgttgtgctgtgcgggggttaatactcccctgttgtgctgtgcgggggttaatactcccctgttgtgctgtgcggggttaatactctcctgttgtgctgtgcgggggttaatactcccctgttgtgctgtgcgggggttaatactcccctgttgtgctgtgcggggttaatactctcctgttgtgctgtgcggggttaatactctcctgttgtgctgtgcgggggttaatactcccctgttgtgctgtgcggggttaatactcccctgttgttctgtgcgggggttaatactctcctgttgtgctgtgcgggggttaatactctcctgttctgtgcgggggttaatactcccctgttgtgctgtgcgggggttaatactcctctgtgctgctgttggCAGAACATTGTGTAATAGAAGCCTCCTGTGCTGGAATGTTATGATTTGAGTAAGCTCCACCCACAGACCGGTCACCTGAAAATACCCGAAACCTGAGCCCGACGCCCATCCCGACTGTGCCCCAAAGAGAGGAAACGGGATGGATTGTTTGTGGAGTCATCCAGAGGTCTGTAGCATAACACGCCGCGCCCGATCCCGGCACATACAGCGTAACACGCCGCGCCCGATCCCGGCACATGCAGCGTAACACGGCGCGCCCGATCCCGGCACATACAGCGTAACACGCCGCGCCCGATCCCGGCACATGCAGCGTAACACGCCGCGCCCGATCCCGGCACATGCAGCGTAACACGCCGCGCCCGATCCCGGCACATGCAGCGTAACACGCCGCGCCCGATCCCGGCACATGCAGCGTAACACGCCGCGCCCGATCCCGGCACATGCAGCGTAACACGCCGCGCCCGATCCCGGCACATGCAGCGTAACACGCCGCGCCCGATCCCGGCACATGCAGCGTAACACGCCGCGCCCGATCCCGGCACATGCAGCGTAACACGCCGCGCCCGATCCCGGCACATGCAGCGTAACACGCCGCGCCCGATCCCGGCACATGCAGCGTAACACGCCGCGCCCGATCCCGGCACATGCAGCGTAACACGCCGCGCCCGATCCCGGCACATGCAGCGTAACACGCCGCGCCCGATCCCGGCACATGCAGCGTAACACGCCGCGCCCGATCCCGGCACATGCAGCGTAGTACAGCGCTCCCGATCCCGGCACATACAGCGTAATACACCGCTCCCGATCCCGGCACATACAATGTAATACACCGCTCCCGATCCCagcgcatacagtataatacaccgcTCCCGATCCAGGCACACAGAGTAATACACCGCTCCcgatcccagcacatacagtgtaatacaccgctcccggcacatacagtgtaatacaccGCTCCCGATCCCggcacatacagtgtaatacagcGCTCCCGATCCcggcacacagtataatacaccgcTCCCGATCCCggcacatacagtgtaatacaccgatcccggcacatacagtgtaatacaccGATCCcggcacacagtataatacagcgcTCCCGATCCcggcacacagtataatacaccgcTCCcgatcccagcacatacagtgtaatacaccgatcccggcacatacagtgtaatacaccgatcccggcacatacagtgtaatacaccGATCCcggcacacagtataatacaccgaTCCcggcacacagtataatacaccgcTCCCGATCCCAGCACATGGTACACAGATTTGtgaaatatttacattttctgtTAGATTTGTTGACCATTTTCCTGATCTCGTCTACATTAGTCACTCACACTATTCTGCGGACTCATCGCTGATCGGAGGAGCTGACAACCGTCTAGGACTCACAATGTGGGATCAGTCAGCAATGATGGTTTGGCTGATGAGATCTTTGCTCATTACCTGGTTTCATCAGGTGAAGCAGTTCGATGAATGGGATGCGCTCGTATATGGGGGCTCTTCTGCAGATCTGCTCCTTTCCATCGTGCATTATCAGATCAATGATTTCCTGCATCCAGGTGGTTCCTGAAGTTCAGGGTGAGAAGCAGAGATCTTATTTCCCAGTACTAGCGGGAGGAACTCGGAGGTCCCTGAAGCCCAAAGATAGAAAATTGTGAGAAAACAAAACGACAAAGTCCCGTGGCACGAGTTCAGCATAGCTCCCTATGTAATACCTACCGATGGTGCTATAGACCAGTCTTCCTACCCAAGCAAAGTTCCTCCCAAATCATACACTACGCTTCCTATTAAACACACAGTGAAATTACCCCCTAGAGACATGGCATGTGCCCACTGCCATATGGTACAGGGACTCACCAGATTTGGGGTATGTATCCAGTAAAATGTCGCCATCTCTTGCCTGAAAGTTCCGGATTTTGTCCCAGTTTCTAGCGACATCTTGAGCCAGGGCCATACCCTCCACCACAGTGAGCTTTCTCTGCATTGTGAAACCGTCCTGGAGCAAATAACAGTAACCACGCTGTTCCCCTGGCACACAGAGACTGTCCTGTAAATAACTGCGCTGTTCTCCTGGCACACAGACTGTCCTGAAATAACTGCGCTGTTCTCCTGGCACACAGTCTGACCAATCATCGGGCAAAGCCAGAAACCTGCAATAAACTAAAGATTAAACAGCTGTAACCAGAAGCAAGGATTACAGTACGGGGAGGCACTGGGACGACAACAAGTTATACTCCTGGGCACTAAAGAGGGATAAAGATACAGAGCCAGCAGCAATAGGTATTACACCTCACTCAGACCCATGTATTGTACCCACGTTTGATTAACCATCCATGTCTGAATGGACCACCACCACCCTGTGTTTAACTATCTgtaatgtcctgtactacagggaggaggagagcagagagcagtggagataagagacatgtgatgtgtgatgtcctgtactacagggaggaggagagcaggaagCAGTGGAGATGAGACATGtggtgtgtgatgtcctgtactacagggaggaggagagcagggagcagtggagataagagaactgtgatgtcctgtactacagggaggaggagagcagggagcagtggggataagagacatgtgatgtgtgatgtcctgtactacagggaggaggagagcagggagcagtggagatgagacatgtgatgtgtgatgtcctgtactacagggaggagagcagggggcagtggagataagagacatgtgatgtcctgtactacagggaggaggagagcagggagcagtggagatgagacatgtgatgtgtgatgtcctgtactacagggaggaggagagcaggaagcagtggagataagagacgtGATGTGTgacgtcctgtactacagggaggaggagagcagggagcagtggggatgagacatgtgatgtgtgatgtcctgtactacagggaggaggagagcaggaagcagtggagataagagacgtGATGTGTgacgtcctgtactacagggaggaggagagcagggagcagtggggataagagacatgtgatgtcctgtactacagggaggaggagagcagggagcagtggagataagagacgtgatgtgtgatgtcctgtactacagggaggaggagagcagggagcagtggagatgagacatgtgatgtgtgatgtcctgtactacagggaggaggagagcaggaagcagtggagataagagacatgtgatgtgtgatgtcctgtactacagggaggaggagagcaggaagcagtggagataagagacgtGATGTGTgacgtcctgtactacagggaggagagcagggagcagtggggataagagacatgtgatgtcctgtactacagggaggaggagagcagggagcagtggagataagagacgtgatgtgtgatgtcctgtactacagggaggaggagagcagggagcagtggagatgagacatgtgatgtgtgatgtcctgtactacagggaggagagcagggggcagtggagataagagacatgtgatgtgtgatgtcctgtactacagggaggaggagagcagggagcagtggagataagagacgtgatgtgtgatgtcctgtactacagggaggagagcaggaagcagtggggataagagacatgtgatgtgtgatgtcctgtactacagggaggagagcagggagcagtggggataagagacatgtgatgtgtgatgtcctgtactacagggaggagaccagggggcagtggggataagagacatgtgatgtgtgatgtcctgtactacaaggaggaggagagcaggaagcagtggggataagagacatgtgatgtcctgtactgcagggaggaggagagcagggagcagtggggataagagacatgtgatgtgtgaagtcctgtactacagggaggaggagagcagggagcagtggagatgagacatgtgatgtgtgatgtcctgtactacagggaggagagcaGGAAGCAGTGGAGATGAGAGAcaagtgatgtgtgatgtcctgtactacagggaggagagcagggagcagtggagatgagagacatgtgatgtgtgatgtcctgtactacagggaggaggagagcagggggcagtggagataagagaacTGTGATGTGACAATTTTATTCAACATGTTAGAGCCAAGTCCAACCTGAGACAAGACACTACGGAGAAACACCCAGTgtaccctatcaaaagcctttcgGCATCAACGGAAAGTAAACACAACGGTATCTTGCGTGTCTGGCAATatgttaaaagaagggtcttgttaGTACTATCCCGGGCTTCTCTACCACGTACAAAACCCACCTGGTCATCCGTGACCAAGTCCGGCAATAACGGAGAGAGGTGAGAGGCAATCAATTTTGCAAAGTGTTTCACATCCACATTAATAAGCAAAATGGGCCTAAAGTTTGCGCAtgtagttctttgttcatgtcggacacacctatggaagacaccgccccctggaatgcaagaagagtgagtctgagaacttacagctgtgaaaccggtgggggcttgggcactcccacatctctggggaggaggcatgtgtctctttctgtgtttctttgttctgaataaaaagtcttcagtcttcctcctggctgagggaAGGAATGTCTACCAaaattactctgtgtggtgtacttctttccaggcatgccttcagctttcaatttacagaggtggttattcggtgtgaaatacagaCCTGACATCCTTACCCGGTTTTGGTAGAAGGGTAATGTGATCCTCAAGAGACAGACGaaaagggacaagaggaagacacgGAATTAAAGACTTTTGTCAAAAATGGAGCAAGTTGATCCTTAAAGGGCTTATAATATCTATTGTTAAACCCATCAAGTCccggacttttgcccaagggagaGTCCCCAAttgcacgctccacttccgaatcccaaaaatcttcctcaagtcccaaggcGTCCCCAGCCCCCAAAGACGGCAAAGCAGCGTCCTGTACATAATGATACATTTTTTCCCGCAACGCATCAGCTTGCATATCATGAAAATGTCCCTTGAGATTATATAAGGTAGAGTAATAGTGTCTGAAACATTCAGTGATGCcgaccgggtcatgaacctcactgCCAGTGGGAGATGTCATTTTAGGAATGTaagacgcttgtgta encodes the following:
- the LOC142700364 gene encoding sulfotransferase 1 family member D1-like is translated as MQRKLTVVEGMALAQDVARNWDKIRNFQARDGDILLDTYPKSGTTWMQEIIDLIMHDGKEQICRRAPIYERIPFIELLHLMKPGIEEVNVMPSPRILKSHLPAHLVPPSFWTHNCKVIYVARNPRDTATSYYHFDHILQFHPHPDPWENYLERFMKGDVGWGSWYDHVKGFWEQKEKLNILYIFFEDMKKVRRRR